Within Massilia endophytica, the genomic segment CCCCACCGCCGCGCTGCAATCGCTCCCCGACATTTAACCGACACCGTTTGGCTTATTGAGTCTGCTCCATGTTCAATTTCTACAAACTTCAGCTCGCACTCAAGAACACCTGGGTCCGCATTGGCCTGGCGCTTGCGCTGGCCGCGGCCGTGGCCTGGTTCTCCTTCTCCAACCAGACCGCGCAGGACAGCAGCCCCATCGTGCGCTCCCAGGATATTGCCGAGATCACGGCCCTGGTTGCGAAACGCGACAAGCTGGACTACCTGCTGATCGCGCGGCCCCTGTCGGACTCGCCGCGCTATATCTACAAGCTGAAGGGTACGGCCGAGCTGCACGTGGTGAAGGTGCCGAGCACCTCGCACATCAACCTGGAGCGCGAAGTCCTGCTGCGCAACGGCGTGCCTTATGCCATCGCCAAGGAAGACTTCCTGGCCTCGCACAAGGCCGTGCTGCAGGATGACGGCGGCGCCACCGCGGCCGTGAGCTCCTTCGTGCAGCGCCACGCCTTCGACATCTTCGTGGTGGCCCTGCTGCTCTTCGTGCTCAAGTTCGGCATTCCCGGCATGGGCCTGTCCGCCTCCGTGATTGCGCCGGACAAGCTGAAAGGCTCGATGGACGACCTGATCGGCATGGAAGACATCAAGCAGGAAGTGCTGCACCTGGAAGACATGATCCGCAACCGCGCCGTCTACAAGCAGCACAATATCGACAAGCCCTTCAACGTGATGCTGACCGGCCCCGCAGGCACCGGCAAGACCAAGCTGGCGGGCTACCTGGCCAAGCGCCTGGGCTATCCGCTGATCCAGGCTTCCGGTTCGGCGCTGGAGTCGGGCTATATCGGCGGCGGCTCCAAGGCCCTGAACTCGCTCTACCGCAAGGCGGCCGCGCGCGGCAACTGCATCATCTTCCTGGACGAGGCGCAGGCCCTGTTCATGCCGCGCGGCCGCGGCGAGAAGAAGTGGGAAGACGACACCGCCAACACCCTGCTTGGCCTGCTGGACGGCGTGAAGAGCGACGAAGGCAAGGGCGTGATCTGGGTGGTGGCCTCCAACTTCGACGACAACAACTCGCAGATGGACGAAGCCATGCTGCGCCGCTTCTCCGTGAAGATCAACTTCCGCCTGCCGAACAAGGCCGAGCGCGAAGAGCTGCTGCGCTCCTTCCTGAAGCGCAAGGAAGAAGGCTTGGTGGACTGGAGCGACATGGACCTGAACCAGGTGGCCGAAATCACCAACAACCTCAGCCCCGCGCTGCTGGAAACGGTGGTGGACCGCGCCTCGCTGCTGTCGATCCAGGAAAAGAGCGTGATCAATACGGAGCTGATGTTCCGCGCCTTCGAGCGCGCCACCATCGGCCTCACCGACCGCGCCACCACGGCCGAGAAGACGCGCCAGCGCGAGCGCATCGCGCTGCACGAGCTGGGCCACTTCTTCATGCAGATCGACCCCTATCTGCGCGAAGGCCTGCCGCTGGCGGAAGTGAAGGAAAAGTCGCACCTGCTGAAGATCTCGACCGAGTCGGTATCCAAGCTGAATGCGCTGGGCTATGTGCTGTCCGCAGGCGACGACATGTCCCTGCGCACCCTGGAAGAGATGGAGCGCGACGTGATGCAGCTGTACGGCGGCGTGGCGGCGGAAGAACTGTTCTACGGCGCGCGCGGCATCTCCGTGGGCAGCCAGAACGACATCCAGAAAGCCACCTCGATGCTGGACATGATGGTGAACCGCCTGTCCATGTACTCGCGCTCGAAGCTGGACTACAGCCAGTTCAAGAGCGAGATGAGCGGCGAGCACACCCTGGTGCAGGTGGAGGCCAAGGCCGATGAGCTCTACAGCGATACGCTGAAGGCGATCGGCGACTACCGCACGGTGATGGAAGGCCTGCGGGACGTGCTGATGGAACAGTATGTGCTGACCAAGGACCAGGTCTTCGCCTTGCTGGAAGAGCGCCTGGACACTGAAGCGCTGCGCCTGGCAGCGTAAGACAGGAAGGCCCGCTGCCCAGGCGGGCCTTTTTCTTTCACGGCCGCGGAAAACTTAGCGGCGTGCGATCACGGCGCCTTCCACCGGCAGCATGGCAACCGGGTTGGGCAGCAGGTGCATGTTCGTGACGGCGACCGTTTCACCGCGGTCGGAGAAAGCGACGTCCACGCCTTCAGCGGTGCGGAACTTGCCCGGCGCCACGGGATACAGGCGCGTGCGTTCTGCCCCCTTCATCTCGGCATAGTAGCGGTTGGCTTTTTCGGAAAAGCGCACCACCGAACCATTGTCGAACTTGTAGGTGTAGGCATAGTCCAGGAACTCGCTGGTGCCGAGCTGGTAGCGGGGAGCCTGGGTCGTGCTGATCTGGACGCTGCCGGCCTTTGCCGGGTCCTGCAGCGATTGCGGGCCGGCGATAGCGGTGGCCATGCCGGTGAGCGAAAACACGGCGAGGGCCGCGATAAAGGTCTTCTTCATGATGGGATTCTCCAAGTGGTTGCCTGTTTGTCCCCGCCTCTCAGTAATGTGCGGCGACAGTGACAAGGTAGCAAATGGCAATTTCGGAAGATCCCTGAAAGCGACAAAACGCCAAAAACGCGGGATAGAATGCACGCCTTCCCGGATGGATGGAAAGCAAGCAGAGCCGCCACCCGTCCGGCTCGAGGGTTGCCGGAGCCACTTAAATCAGTGATAATGCGGCTCGCATTGCGCCCGAGTGGTGAAATTGGTAGACGCAGGGGACTCAAAATCCCCCGCCGCAAGGCGTGCCGGTTCGATTCCGGCCTCGGGCACCATCAGCACATCCGCTGACTCAAACCTCCCCCAACTTACCCGGCCTTACAGGTGAAAGCCTTGTCCATGGCCCGGTCGAACATGGCGCGATCGATCACGCAGGTCGAGCCTGCGGATCCCTTGTGGACGCCGCAGAAATTGTTCCCTATCTCTACCGTCGCAATCCTCTGCAGCAGGGCGTAAAGGACCTGGCGGTTGTCTCCGCAGGCGCCGTCGAGCGGCAATGGGTCATCCTTGCCCTTGCCGATGCTTGCCGCCACCGCTTCCGCGTATGCCGCAGTGGGGTTGGGGCCGTAGGGGCAGTTCGGGAAGATCCCGACCGAACCGACGCAGTCGTTGGGCGGCGCATACAGGCTCATGATCGACATGGCGGTCTGCGGTCCGGCTTCGGCGCGGCGCTTAATCCACATACCCCAGGCGCCAATGCCCGCTTCGACGCTGGAAAAGATGGCATGCCCTTTCTTGTCCTTCCCCGTCTGTCCCGGCCAGGGGCCTTTCGCCGGAGTCTTCAGCGCGCCCACATTGTTCAGGCGCAGAGGAATGGGAAGGCAGCCGGCCCGCGTGTCCGGGATGGCGGCCGCTTTCCCGTCAATCCATATCTGGATGCCTTCGCCACGCGTGCCGTCCGGCGCGAAGAACTCGGGCGTGTTGTTGTACGGTTTTTTGACGAGGTTGCCGCATTCCGTGGCCTGTCCAGTCTGGGCCTGCAGTGCGGCCGCCAGCAGCACCGTTGCCAGCGCGCTCAAGATGCCTCCGCCGCAACATTGACGATGACTTTATGCAGCGGCAGCTTGTCCTTCGGCGTGTTCGAATTGAGGATATTGAGGATGAAGCTCGCCAGTCCGGCCTTGGCGGTCTTCTGGATGGTTTCGTTACCCAGGTAATAATTTGCGCGCAGGCGGACGATCTCCTCCGCATCCTTCTGAACTTGTCTAGTCATATCGGTCAGATGGGTCCCGCTGGCCTTGTTGATGGTGACTCCCTGTGTGACAGCGACGTCGGATGTGTTGAGCTGGCGAAGCGGAGGCACATCGAGGGACACCACACCGGGCTCCACCTCCTTGAGGTTCCACCGCCAATCGGTCGGAATATCAAAACCGAATTCGTATTTGTAGTTCCATTTGAACTCGATGTCCGCGCGCCAGGTCATTCCCTTGTCCTGGGCCACTTTGGAGAAGGAGTCTTCAATCGCCGCAAATGTGAATTTGTGGGCCTGGCTCAGTAATCCGGCGTCGACATGGGTCTTGCGGACTCTGTCCACTTCCTTGACGATCGTCTTCACTTCCTTCCTTGCCGCTGCAGCATCGGCCTTGGCGCTGCTGGCCTGCTGAAACAGAAAAAAACTGACCAACGCCAGCACCACTACCGCCACCCACGAAACAATCCTGTCCATCCATGCCCCCAGTTGTTGATTTTGGACAGTACATTTTACTAACTTTGCGCAGGCAGAAACTCACCAACGATCACTGTGCAGTTTTTTTGACTGCGCCGGTGCTGAACGCAATCACCAGTCCGGCGAGCGACAGGCCGCCCAGCGCGACGGCGATATTGCTGTGCGCCGCCACCCAGCCGATGGCTACTGGGCCCATCAGCAAACCTGTATAGCCCACCGTGGCGGCCGTAGCGAGGCCGCCGCCTGCCGACATGCCGGGCAGGCGCGTTGCCGCCGCGAAGATCAGGGGCACCACATTGGCCGCGCCCAGGCCGATCAGGGCAAAGCCTGCCGAGGACAGAATGAACCAGGGGCTGGCCGCCGCCAGCGCCAGGCCGAGGAACATGGCCAGGCCGCCCACGGCCATCATGCGCTGGGCGCCGAAGCGCAGCACCAGGCCGTCGCCCGCGAAGCGGCAGGCTGCCATGGCAATCGAAAACGCCGAGTAGCCCATGGCGGCCGTGGCCGCGTCCACCCCGGTGCGCTCGGTCAGCAGCAGCGCGCTCCAGTCCACCAGGGCGCCCTCCACGGCCATGCACAGCAGGGCCAGCAGCCCCAGGAAGAGCGCGGGACCGCGCGGCAGGGCGAAATGGCTGGCGCCGGTGTGGGGCGGCACGACCAGCACGCGGGGTGCGACAAGCGCCAGGCCCGCCACAGTAATCATGCTGGTTGCGAGCGTGCCGCTGCCGTCGCCGTAGCCCAGGCCGATCAGCAGGCCGCCCAGCGCGGCGCCTGCAAGCCCGCCCAGGCTGAAGAAGCCGTGAAAGGACGACATGGTGGGCTCGCCGCGCGCCGTTTCCACCTCGCTGGCGTTGGCGTTCATGGATACGTCCATGATGCCGTTGCTGGCGCCGAAGAAGAAGGCGGCGGTGAACAGCAGGGGCACGGCGCTCAGCGCGGTCAATACGGCCGTCATGACGGCGAAGGCCAGGCCGGAGCACAGCATGACGGAGCGCGTACCCCAGCGCGCGCTGAGCCAGCCCGCCAGGGGCATGGCGGACATGGCGCCCGCCGCGATGGTCAGCAGCATCAGCCCCAGCACCCCGGTGTCGATGCCCGCGCGCGCCTGCACCACGGGCACATGCGCGGCCCACAGGCCCACGCCCGCGCCGTTGAGGAAGAAGACGGTGGACACGGCCCAGCGCGCGGCGCGCACGGTGGAGGTGGTGGCGGGAAGCACGGCGCTCATGGGCGGACCTTTTCGGCAAGAAGACATTCGGGACCGGGCTGGCGCTCGCGCAGGCCGGCCAGCAGCTCCGCCGGCACGTCGTGTTCGAGCACCAGGTGGTCGAGGTGGCTGAGGGGGGCGATATGGAAGGGCGCGGGCGCTTCCAGGCGCTCGTTCAGGATGGCGGCGGCGCGCCGCCCGCTGTGCTCCAGCATGGCGCGCTTGAACACGGCTTCGTCCGCATGCGTGGAGGACAGGCCGCGCCGCGCTTCCACGCCGCACATGCCCACGATGCACAGGTCGGCATGCATCGTGGACAGTTCATCCAGGGTGCGCGAGCCCAGCACGGCGCCCAGCTGGCCGTTCAGGGTGCCGCCCAGCAGCACCACCTGGGTCAGGCGGAAGTCCGCCAGGGCCATGGCGATGGGCGGGCTGTTGGTGACGATGGTTTGGGCATGGCCGTCGTCCAGCTGCCGCACCATGGCCAGGTTGGTGGAGCCTGCGTCGACCAGCACCACGTCGCCCGGCCGCACGAGGGAGCACAGGGTGCGGCCCAGCGCGGCCTTGCGCGGCTGCTGGGCCGCCTCGCGCTGGCTGAAGGACGGCGGGCCGCCATGGCGCTTGACGGCCCCGCCGTGCACGCGCCGCAGCAGACCGGCCACGTCCATTTCCCGCAGGTCGCGCCGGATGGTGTCCTCGGACGTGGCGAAGCGGGTGGCCAGCTCGGCAGCCAGCACCCGGCCTTCCTGCTCCAGAGTATCGAGGATGTGGCGCCTGCGTTCTTCGGGGAGGGTCATGAATGCCTGACAATGCTTAATGAGTACACGATCATACACGAACAGGAATATTCGTGCATCGACGTGGTTGTCGTACAACGCGCTGCTATAATGCGCAAATGACCGCCTCCCTTGCCACCCCTATCGCCCTGCCCAAAAAGCGCCATCGCAATCTTGCGGAAGGCGTGGTGGAGCAGTTCACCACCAGCATCCGCGACGGCGTGCTCAAACCCGGCGAGAAGCTGCCGACCGAGTCCGTCATCATGGAACTGCATGGCGTGAGCCGCACCGTGGTGCGCGAAGCGATCTCGCGGCTGCAGGCGGCGGGCATGGTGGAGACGCGCCATGGCGTGGGCACCTTCGTACTGGAGCCGCCGACACAGCTGCGCATCTCGGCCGACACCATCCGCACCATCGGCGATGTGCTGGCCATCCTGGAGCTGCGCATTTCGCTGGAAACGGAAGCGGCCTGGCTGGCCGCCTCGCGCCGGAGCGAAGAGCAGCTGCGCCAGATGGGCGAAGTGGTGCAGCGCATGAAGGAAGGCCTCACCGTGGAGGCCGATGTGCAGTTCCACCTGCTGATCGCCCAGGCCACCGGCAACCCCTACTTCGTCGATATCCTCAGCCACCTGGGCAATACGATCATTCCCCGCGCGCGGGTGAACTCGGCCCAGCTGGCGCACGACGATCCCGCCGTCTACCTGCAGCGCGTGCAGCGCGAGCACGAGGATATCTACCAGGCCATCCTGCGCCAGGACGCGGAAGGCGCCCGCGCCGCCATGCGCACCCACCTTTCCCACAGCCGCGAACGCCTGCGCAAGGCCCAGGAATCCATCGGAACCGGCGCTTCGGCCTGAGCACTGCGCGAAAGCGCTTGCTTTGCGCCGCCCATAGTTGTACGATGTCATACAACATCGGTTCTGAAACCGATTTCTTTCCATATTCTTATCG encodes:
- a CDS encoding AAA family ATPase, translating into MFNFYKLQLALKNTWVRIGLALALAAAVAWFSFSNQTAQDSSPIVRSQDIAEITALVAKRDKLDYLLIARPLSDSPRYIYKLKGTAELHVVKVPSTSHINLEREVLLRNGVPYAIAKEDFLASHKAVLQDDGGATAAVSSFVQRHAFDIFVVALLLFVLKFGIPGMGLSASVIAPDKLKGSMDDLIGMEDIKQEVLHLEDMIRNRAVYKQHNIDKPFNVMLTGPAGTGKTKLAGYLAKRLGYPLIQASGSALESGYIGGGSKALNSLYRKAAARGNCIIFLDEAQALFMPRGRGEKKWEDDTANTLLGLLDGVKSDEGKGVIWVVASNFDDNNSQMDEAMLRRFSVKINFRLPNKAEREELLRSFLKRKEEGLVDWSDMDLNQVAEITNNLSPALLETVVDRASLLSIQEKSVINTELMFRAFERATIGLTDRATTAEKTRQRERIALHELGHFFMQIDPYLREGLPLAEVKEKSHLLKISTESVSKLNALGYVLSAGDDMSLRTLEEMERDVMQLYGGVAAEELFYGARGISVGSQNDIQKATSMLDMMVNRLSMYSRSKLDYSQFKSEMSGEHTLVQVEAKADELYSDTLKAIGDYRTVMEGLRDVLMEQYVLTKDQVFALLEERLDTEALRLAA
- a CDS encoding MFS transporter; translated protein: MSAVLPATTSTVRAARWAVSTVFFLNGAGVGLWAAHVPVVQARAGIDTGVLGLMLLTIAAGAMSAMPLAGWLSARWGTRSVMLCSGLAFAVMTAVLTALSAVPLLFTAAFFFGASNGIMDVSMNANASEVETARGEPTMSSFHGFFSLGGLAGAALGGLLIGLGYGDGSGTLATSMITVAGLALVAPRVLVVPPHTGASHFALPRGPALFLGLLALLCMAVEGALVDWSALLLTERTGVDAATAAMGYSAFSIAMAACRFAGDGLVLRFGAQRMMAVGGLAMFLGLALAAASPWFILSSAGFALIGLGAANVVPLIFAAATRLPGMSAGGGLATAATVGYTGLLMGPVAIGWVAAHSNIAVALGGLSLAGLVIAFSTGAVKKTAQ
- a CDS encoding DeoR/GlpR family DNA-binding transcription regulator; its protein translation is MTLPEERRRHILDTLEQEGRVLAAELATRFATSEDTIRRDLREMDVAGLLRRVHGGAVKRHGGPPSFSQREAAQQPRKAALGRTLCSLVRPGDVVLVDAGSTNLAMVRQLDDGHAQTIVTNSPPIAMALADFRLTQVVLLGGTLNGQLGAVLGSRTLDELSTMHADLCIVGMCGVEARRGLSSTHADEAVFKRAMLEHSGRRAAAILNERLEAPAPFHIAPLSHLDHLVLEHDVPAELLAGLRERQPGPECLLAEKVRP
- a CDS encoding FadR/GntR family transcriptional regulator, whose protein sequence is MTASLATPIALPKKRHRNLAEGVVEQFTTSIRDGVLKPGEKLPTESVIMELHGVSRTVVREAISRLQAAGMVETRHGVGTFVLEPPTQLRISADTIRTIGDVLAILELRISLETEAAWLAASRRSEEQLRQMGEVVQRMKEGLTVEADVQFHLLIAQATGNPYFVDILSHLGNTIIPRARVNSAQLAHDDPAVYLQRVQREHEDIYQAILRQDAEGARAAMRTHLSHSRERLRKAQESIGTGASA